Proteins found in one Borreliella valaisiana VS116 genomic segment:
- a CDS encoding hemolysin family protein: MLELIVILLFIILSAVFSASETAYTSLSIIQIQDIRKKGKSGISVYNLVQSPSKLITTILIGNNISNIAASTLTTKFVLEKYGNSALAVSTGLITVIVLIFAEILPKQIAILNNEIIALSTSFFLKPLIFIFTPLIYIINKIIKKILNLFKIKTSHKMTKESIKNMLSLAGNLGILKNDSRIFMQKMLDIDQVRASEIMTHRTEVFSLSSSSKLKNVIKLIKEEGYSRIPIYKGQNREQIIGILIAKDLIEVNKKDMNKNVSQFIKPAVFVQQNKRIKDILDIMRKKQKIMAIVIDEYGGFSGILTIEDIVEKIFGAISDEYDIKEEKPLITQINNNTYSILGETTFDEIEEIIGISIKHKEYTNTIGGYLIDLLDKIPTKNETVKTADGEYFIKKIQNNKIETITFIKSKN, encoded by the coding sequence ATGTTAGAATTAATCGTGATACTACTATTTATAATATTATCTGCTGTTTTCTCAGCATCTGAGACAGCTTACACTTCCTTGAGCATAATTCAAATACAAGACATAAGAAAAAAAGGAAAATCGGGCATATCGGTGTACAACTTGGTTCAATCTCCTTCAAAATTAATCACTACTATTCTTATTGGCAACAATATATCAAATATTGCAGCAAGTACACTTACAACAAAATTTGTACTTGAAAAATACGGAAACAGCGCACTGGCAGTATCAACAGGCCTAATAACAGTAATCGTTTTAATTTTTGCAGAAATACTTCCAAAACAAATTGCAATTCTAAATAATGAAATCATTGCTCTATCTACTTCATTTTTTTTAAAACCATTAATTTTTATATTTACTCCATTAATATATATAATAAATAAAATAATAAAAAAAATATTAAATCTCTTTAAAATTAAAACTAGCCATAAAATGACTAAAGAGAGCATAAAAAATATGCTCTCTTTAGCAGGAAATTTGGGAATTTTAAAAAACGACTCTAGAATATTTATGCAAAAAATGCTAGATATAGATCAAGTAAGAGCTTCTGAGATCATGACTCACAGAACAGAGGTTTTTTCACTCTCAAGCTCATCAAAACTAAAAAATGTAATCAAATTGATCAAAGAGGAAGGATATTCTAGAATTCCCATATACAAAGGTCAAAACAGAGAACAGATAATTGGAATTTTAATAGCTAAAGATCTTATAGAAGTCAATAAAAAAGACATGAATAAAAATGTTTCTCAATTTATTAAACCGGCTGTATTTGTACAACAAAATAAAAGAATAAAAGACATATTAGATATTATGAGAAAAAAGCAAAAAATAATGGCAATCGTAATTGACGAGTATGGTGGTTTTTCAGGAATACTTACAATAGAAGACATAGTAGAAAAAATTTTTGGAGCAATATCTGACGAATACGACATTAAAGAGGAAAAACCTCTTATTACACAAATCAACAACAATACTTACTCAATACTTGGAGAAACTACTTTTGACGAGATCGAAGAGATAATTGGAATATCTATTAAACATAAAGAGTATACAAATACAATTGGGGGATACTTAATAGATCTGCTTGATAAAATACCAACAAAAAACGAAACCGTAAAAACAGCTGATGGAGAATATTTTATTAAGAAAATTCAGAATAATAAAATTGAAACAATAACCTTTATCAAATCTAAAAATTAG
- a CDS encoding D-alanine--D-alanine ligase, whose amino-acid sequence MKKNLMLIFGGVSFEHEISCKSAYGIYLTLLDLDKYNIYPVYIDKCTGIWYLLESVSDPPKPINIDVLPVVSLLPGFGIFANNKNLEIDVVFPVVHGRTGEDGAIQGVLKVMDIPCVGAGIMGSAISSNKYFCKLLLKSFNIPLVPFIGFRQYDYFLDKEEIKRDVKEVLGYPVIIKPAVLGSSIGINVAYSENQIESFIKESLKYDLTIVIEKFIEAREIECSVIGNEKIKIFSPGEVVVQDFIFYDYDAKYSVIPGNSIIFNIPAYLETNQLLTIKEYAFLVYKNLGLRGMARVDFFVEKKSGTIYLNEINTIPGFTDISMFAKMCSHDGLQFKDLVDNLIDYAFQSFSNRKKRINFED is encoded by the coding sequence GTGAAAAAAAATCTTATGTTAATATTTGGCGGTGTTTCTTTTGAACATGAAATTTCTTGTAAATCTGCTTATGGCATTTATTTGACCCTTTTAGATCTTGATAAATATAATATTTATCCTGTTTATATTGATAAGTGTACAGGTATTTGGTATTTATTGGAGTCTGTTTCTGATCCACCAAAACCCATCAATATAGATGTTTTGCCTGTTGTCAGTCTATTGCCAGGTTTTGGAATTTTTGCAAATAACAAAAATCTTGAAATTGATGTTGTTTTCCCTGTTGTTCATGGAAGAACGGGTGAGGATGGTGCTATTCAGGGGGTTTTAAAAGTTATGGATATTCCTTGTGTTGGTGCTGGTATTATGGGGAGTGCTATTTCTAGCAATAAGTATTTTTGCAAACTTTTGCTTAAAAGTTTTAATATCCCCTTAGTGCCTTTTATTGGATTTAGGCAATATGATTATTTTTTAGATAAAGAGGAAATAAAAAGAGATGTAAAGGAAGTTTTAGGCTATCCTGTTATTATTAAACCCGCAGTATTAGGGTCTTCGATTGGAATAAATGTAGCCTACAGTGAAAATCAGATTGAATCCTTTATTAAGGAATCTTTAAAGTATGACCTTACTATTGTAATAGAAAAATTTATTGAGGCTAGAGAGATCGAATGTTCTGTTATTGGAAATGAAAAGATTAAAATATTTTCCCCCGGAGAGGTTGTTGTTCAGGATTTTATATTTTATGATTATGATGCTAAATATTCTGTTATTCCTGGAAATTCTATTATTTTTAATATTCCCGCATATCTTGAGACAAATCAATTGTTAACCATTAAAGAATATGCTTTTCTTGTTTATAAGAATTTAGGACTCAGAGGTATGGCAAGAGTTGATTTTTTTGTTGAAAAAAAATCGGGAACAATTTATCTTAATGAAATAAATACTATTCCGGGATTTACTGATATATCTATGTTTGCTAAAATGTGTAGTCATGATGGTCTTCAGTTTAAAGACTTAGTGGATAATTTGATTGATTATGCTTTTCAGAGTTTCAGTAATAGGAAAAAAAGGATTAATTTTGAAGATTAA
- the hflC gene encoding protease modulator HflC yields MKFIINLLLSTVKITIFAIIVCLTILSIFQPIYILKENEISITTRLGKIQRTESLAGLKYKIPLIENVQIFPKIILRWDGEPQRIPTGGEEKQLIWIDTTARWKIADINKFYTTIKTMNRAYVRIDAAIEPAVRGVIAKYPLLEIIRSSNDPIQRLSNGILTPQETKINGIYKITKGRKIIEKEIINIANNNTKDIGIEIVDVLIRKVTYDPSLIESVNNRMISERQQIAEEQRSIGLAEKTEILGSIEKEKLSLLSEAKATAAKIKAEGDREAAKIYSNTYGKNIEFYKFWQALESYKAVLKDKRKIFSTDMDFFKYLHKRN; encoded by the coding sequence ATGAAATTTATAATAAATCTTTTATTATCCACTGTAAAAATTACAATCTTTGCAATAATAGTTTGCTTGACTATTTTATCTATTTTTCAACCAATTTATATTTTGAAAGAAAATGAAATTTCAATAACTACTCGACTTGGAAAAATTCAAAGAACTGAAAGCTTAGCTGGGCTTAAATATAAAATCCCATTAATTGAAAATGTACAAATATTCCCCAAAATCATTCTTAGATGGGATGGAGAACCTCAAAGAATCCCAACAGGAGGAGAAGAAAAGCAATTAATATGGATTGATACAACGGCCAGATGGAAAATTGCAGACATAAATAAATTTTATACAACAATAAAAACAATGAATAGAGCTTACGTTAGAATTGATGCAGCAATTGAACCCGCTGTTAGAGGAGTTATTGCAAAATATCCTTTACTTGAAATTATAAGAAGTTCAAACGATCCAATTCAACGTTTGTCTAATGGAATACTTACTCCACAAGAAACAAAAATTAATGGGATTTACAAAATAACAAAAGGACGAAAAATAATCGAAAAAGAAATAATAAATATAGCAAACAACAATACCAAAGATATTGGGATTGAAATTGTAGACGTACTAATAAGAAAAGTTACTTATGATCCAAGCCTTATTGAATCCGTAAACAACAGAATGATTTCAGAAAGACAACAAATAGCAGAAGAACAAAGAAGCATAGGATTAGCTGAAAAAACAGAAATTCTTGGAAGCATAGAAAAAGAAAAGCTAAGCCTATTAAGTGAGGCAAAAGCCACTGCTGCAAAAATAAAAGCTGAAGGAGACCGAGAAGCCGCAAAAATTTATTCAAATACATATGGTAAAAATATTGAATTTTACAAATTTTGGCAGGCATTAGAAAGCTATAAAGCAGTATTAAAAGATAAAAGAAAAATTTTCTCAACAGATATGGATTTCTTTAAATATCTTCACAAAAGAAATTGA
- a CDS encoding UDP-N-acetylmuramoyl-L-alanyl-D-glutamate--2,6-diaminopimelate ligase: MKKKLNDVLLKLDQDLIKYVKGSLDLEISGITYSSKLVLPGFVFFALSGIHFDGHDFIEIAIQNGSNVIVCSRDLDFYNPNVTYIKIDDFNIKKFMSNFSNIFYDEPSKKLKVIGVTGTDGKSSVCYYIYLLLRKKGVKVGFISTVFFDDGNGNLIKNPYRQSTPESTEIHLFLSNMVKNKVQYAILESTSHGLDLETARLIDVNYFAAVFTNIGHEHLEFHGTIQNYLNVKLGLFRAVSDDAGFGVINLDDFYSYDFKNAIKKSFTYSLKNSQADFFVSFINEKTDSTEFEFYHKGVKYFANVNLLGSFNVENVMAALILVSKILNSDIQDIVDNLSCIKSLDGRMDSINLGQNFSVIIDYAHTPGAFSKLFPIFKKFTTNRLISVFGSAGERDFAKRFLQGQISDSYSDLIVLCDEDPRGENSMCIIKDIAKGIVNKVANQDLFFIPDRKQAIEKAISLARAGDLIVTLGKGHESSIIYKNGEIFWNEQEVVKNAILSLEKSEKEK, from the coding sequence ATGAAGAAAAAACTTAATGACGTTTTATTAAAATTAGATCAAGATTTAATAAAATATGTAAAAGGTTCTCTTGACTTAGAAATATCGGGAATTACTTACAGCTCTAAATTAGTTTTACCTGGTTTTGTATTTTTTGCTCTTTCAGGAATTCATTTTGATGGACATGATTTTATTGAAATTGCAATTCAAAATGGCAGTAATGTTATTGTATGTTCAAGAGATTTGGATTTTTACAATCCCAATGTTACTTATATTAAAATAGATGACTTTAACATAAAAAAATTTATGTCTAATTTTTCAAATATTTTTTATGATGAGCCTTCAAAAAAATTAAAGGTTATTGGAGTCACTGGTACTGACGGTAAAAGTTCTGTTTGTTATTATATATACCTTCTTTTAAGAAAAAAGGGTGTTAAAGTAGGTTTTATATCGACGGTATTTTTTGACGATGGGAATGGGAATTTGATTAAAAATCCTTACAGACAATCAACCCCTGAGTCTACAGAAATACATTTATTTTTAAGCAATATGGTTAAAAATAAGGTTCAATATGCAATTCTTGAATCTACTTCTCATGGCCTTGACCTTGAAACAGCAAGACTTATTGATGTTAATTATTTTGCAGCTGTTTTTACTAATATTGGACATGAGCATCTTGAATTTCATGGTACAATTCAAAATTATTTGAATGTAAAGTTAGGCCTTTTTCGAGCTGTTAGTGATGATGCTGGTTTTGGTGTTATTAATCTTGACGACTTTTATTCTTATGATTTTAAGAATGCTATTAAAAAATCTTTTACTTATAGTTTAAAAAATAGTCAAGCAGATTTTTTTGTTAGTTTTATTAATGAAAAAACAGATTCTACCGAGTTTGAATTTTATCATAAAGGTGTTAAATATTTTGCTAATGTTAACCTGCTGGGGAGTTTTAATGTTGAGAATGTAATGGCTGCTCTTATTTTAGTTTCTAAAATTTTAAATAGCGATATTCAAGACATTGTTGACAATCTCAGTTGTATTAAAAGTCTTGATGGGCGTATGGATAGTATTAATTTGGGGCAAAATTTTTCTGTAATAATTGATTATGCCCATACCCCTGGTGCTTTTTCTAAACTTTTTCCTATTTTTAAAAAATTTACTACAAATAGATTGATTTCTGTTTTTGGCTCTGCAGGAGAAAGGGATTTTGCAAAAAGATTTTTGCAAGGTCAAATTTCAGATAGTTATTCTGATTTAATAGTGCTTTGTGATGAAGATCCAAGAGGCGAGAATAGCATGTGTATAATTAAAGATATTGCAAAAGGAATTGTTAATAAAGTTGCAAATCAGGATTTATTTTTTATTCCTGATAGAAAACAAGCTATTGAAAAAGCAATAAGTCTTGCAAGGGCAGGGGATTTGATTGTAACTTTAGGCAAAGGTCATGAAAGTTCAATAATTTATAAAAATGGAGAAATTTTTTGGAATGAACAAGAGGTAGTTAAAAATGCTATTTTGAGTTTAGAAAAATCAGAAAAGGAGAAGTGA
- the hflK gene encoding FtsH protease activity modulator HflK, with the protein MFDIKQIFNKTYEYLVIIITLVLILIIIIANIFIVGPSEEAIVLRLGKLNRTLDSGIHVKIPLIEEKFIVPVKIVQEIKFGFLMSPNDFRENDNSGDESMIITGDLNIINIEWLVQYKIRDPYSFKFKVEDPETTIKDIAKSSMNRLIGDNTIFEIINDNRVGVTEGVKSSMNEIIDNYNLGIDVVQVQIRNALPPKGKVYEAFEDVNIAIQDKNKYINEGKKEFNQIVPKIKGEALKVIEEARGYKESRINNALADTEIFNAILDAYLKNPDITKERLYNETMKEILENKDNIELIDKNLKNFLPFKEVK; encoded by the coding sequence ATGTTTGACATAAAACAAATTTTTAATAAAACTTATGAATATTTAGTAATTATTATTACTTTAGTACTAATATTAATAATAATTATTGCAAACATATTCATAGTAGGGCCATCAGAAGAGGCAATTGTACTTCGCCTTGGCAAGCTTAACAGAACTCTTGATTCAGGAATACATGTTAAGATTCCGTTAATTGAAGAAAAATTTATCGTACCTGTAAAAATAGTCCAAGAAATTAAATTTGGATTTCTAATGTCTCCAAACGATTTTAGAGAAAATGATAATTCAGGCGATGAGAGCATGATTATCACTGGAGATTTAAATATCATAAATATTGAATGGTTAGTGCAATACAAAATAAGAGATCCTTACTCATTTAAATTTAAAGTAGAAGATCCCGAGACAACAATCAAGGATATTGCAAAGTCATCAATGAATAGATTAATTGGAGACAATACTATTTTTGAAATAATCAATGACAACAGAGTGGGAGTTACAGAAGGTGTAAAATCTTCTATGAATGAAATAATAGATAATTATAATTTAGGAATTGATGTAGTGCAAGTACAAATTAGAAATGCCCTGCCACCAAAAGGAAAAGTTTACGAAGCTTTTGAAGATGTAAACATTGCCATTCAAGACAAAAATAAATACATAAACGAGGGAAAAAAAGAATTTAATCAAATAGTTCCCAAAATCAAAGGTGAAGCATTAAAGGTTATTGAAGAAGCCAGAGGATACAAAGAAAGCAGAATAAACAATGCATTAGCAGACACAGAAATTTTTAATGCCATACTAGACGCTTACTTAAAAAATCCAGATATTACAAAAGAAAGGCTTTACAATGAAACTATGAAGGAAATACTTGAAAACAAAGATAATATTGAATTAATTGACAAAAACTTAAAAAATTTTCTACCATTTAAAGAGGTGAAATAA